TTAACTTTTCTGACTTTATAGACAAACACTAATTATCAAAGAACGGCAGCTTACTAAGCTCAACATTTCCTCCCGAGATTATTACCCCAACAGATTTGTTTTTAAATATTGATGGATTTTCTAATATAGCAGCAACAGCAACGGCTGCAGAAGGTTCAATTATTATTTTCATTCTTTCCAAAATCATTTTCATACATAAAATAATTGAGTTTTCATTAACAGTAATTATTTGTTCTACATTATTTAAAATAATTTTAAAAGTTAAAGGACATAAAGATGTTAATAAACCATCAGCTATTGTTTTTGGATTATTTGAAGGAATAATTTTTTTTGCAATTAATGATTGATAAGCATCATCGGCATTTTTTGGTTCAGCACCAAAAACAATTATATTTTTCTTTAGGCTTTTCATAACAATTGAAGTACCACTTAATAATCCGCCTCCGCCTACTGGTGCTATAACAATATCTAATTCAGGAATTTCATTAAATAATTCGTATGCAACAGTTCCTTGTCCTGATATTACATTAAAATTATTATAAGAATGAATAAAAGTGGCATTAGTTTGATAAATGATTTCTTTTAATTTTTCTTCACGGGCTTCAAGGCTTGGTTTGCAATAAAATATTTTACCTCCATATTCCAAAACAGCATCTGTTTTAATTTTTGGAGCATTATCAGGTATTGCAATATAGGCATTTGTTTTTCGGAGCTTTGCTGCGAGAGATAATGCAGCTGCATGATTTCCTGATGAATGAGTAGCAAAACCATTCTTAATTTTATGTTCATCAAAAGATAATACTGCATTACAAGCACCTCTGAATTTGAATGCTCCTGTTTTTTGAAAATTTTCGCATTTAAAATATAATTTACATTGTAATATTTTATTAATATTAGTTGAAGTTAAAACCGGTGTTTTATTAATAAATGGCTTTATTTTGTTATAGGCATTTATAATATTTTTTATTGTAGGAATTTTACTTTGCATAATATATATTGGGCTAAATTAAATTTTTATAATAAATACAATAAATATAAAGTTAGTTATTTAATGCAGTATTATTTTCTAAAATTATATTATTT
This Bacteroidales bacterium DNA region includes the following protein-coding sequences:
- a CDS encoding pyridoxal-phosphate dependent enzyme, with translation MQSKIPTIKNIINAYNKIKPFINKTPVLTSTNINKILQCKLYFKCENFQKTGAFKFRGACNAVLSFDEHKIKNGFATHSSGNHAAALSLAAKLRKTNAYIAIPDNAPKIKTDAVLEYGGKIFYCKPSLEAREEKLKEIIYQTNATFIHSYNNFNVISGQGTVAYELFNEIPELDIVIAPVGGGGLLSGTSIVMKSLKKNIIVFGAEPKNADDAYQSLIAKKIIPSNNPKTIADGLLTSLCPLTFKIILNNVEQIITVNENSIILCMKMILERMKIIIEPSAAVAVAAILENPSIFKNKSVGVIISGGNVELSKLPFFDN